From the Candidatus Spechtbacterales bacterium genome, one window contains:
- a CDS encoding Gmad2 immunoglobulin-like domain-containing protein, which yields MNKFILYTILGLVIVGLGVYAFMFMGPAEEDVVIVSNFEECVEQGNAIMESYPRQCRAQDGRTFTEDIGNELEKTDLIRIDNPRPNQIISSPIMVSGQARGYWFFEASFPVRLYDANNVEIALGIAQAQSEWMTEDFVPFKTTLEFEKPTTPTGTLVLERDNPSGLPENDDALMIPVKFDLSAEYKNIAQNDCIVTGCSGQICADEEVITTCEFREEYACYKDAICERQESSECGWTLTPQLAQCLGIAM from the coding sequence TTTATACTTTATACAATTTTAGGGTTAGTTATTGTGGGCCTTGGGGTTTATGCTTTTATGTTTATGGGTCCCGCTGAAGAAGATGTTGTTATAGTAAGTAACTTTGAAGAGTGTGTTGAGCAGGGCAATGCTATAATGGAATCTTATCCCAGACAGTGCAGGGCCCAAGACGGCAGGACATTTACTGAAGACATAGGAAATGAGCTTGAAAAAACAGATTTGATACGCATAGACAACCCCCGGCCCAACCAGATAATATCAAGCCCAATTATGGTTTCGGGACAGGCAAGGGGCTACTGGTTTTTTGAGGCCTCTTTTCCCGTTCGCCTTTATGACGCGAATAATGTGGAAATAGCGCTTGGTATAGCGCAGGCGCAGAGCGAGTGGATGACGGAGGATTTTGTGCCGTTTAAGACTACTCTTGAATTTGAAAAGCCCACAACTCCAACAGGAACTCTTGTTTTGGAAAGAGACAACCCATCGGGTTTGCCTGAAAATGACGATGCTTTAATGATTCCCGTTAAATTTGATTTAAGCGCTGAGTATAAAAATATAGCTCAAAACGACTGCATTGTCACCGGATGCTCGGGACAAATATGCGCTGATGAGGAAGTTATAACAACTTGTGAGTTTCGTGAAGAATACGCGTGCTATAAGGATGCTATATGCGAAAGACAAGAGAGTAGCGAATGCGGGTGGACTTTGACGCCGCAATTGGCACAGTGCCTAGGCATAGCTATGTAA